A genomic stretch from Ureibacillus composti includes:
- a CDS encoding ABC transporter substrate-binding protein produces the protein MKNNMKKLSFLLFGLVLLLAACSGGGSETSTETETESNSTGGEATTEESKTFKVGITQIVEHPSLDAATDGFKAALEESGLDVEFVEKNAQNDQSMNTTIAQNLVSEGVDLIFANSTPSAQAAKSATADIPILFTSVTDAVGAELIESMDAPGGNVTGTVDLHPDTIANTVAFLKDELGAKKVGTVYNTGEQNSVAQVKQVKTLLEEAGIELVEAAVSTSAEVKTATESLVGQVDSFYIITDNTVVSALESVIDVANSNQLPVMVGELDSVKRGGLGAYGFEYYDIGYEAGQMAVKILKGEATPSEIPAAYPANLKLLINKATADTLGLEIKDTWNAEVTE, from the coding sequence ATGAAGAATAATATGAAAAAATTATCATTTCTACTATTCGGTTTAGTACTTTTACTAGCTGCATGTAGTGGCGGCGGTTCTGAAACGTCAACTGAAACAGAAACTGAATCAAATTCAACAGGTGGCGAAGCAACAACTGAGGAATCTAAAACATTTAAAGTTGGGATTACACAAATTGTTGAACACCCATCTTTAGATGCAGCAACTGATGGTTTTAAAGCAGCTCTTGAAGAGTCTGGATTAGATGTAGAGTTTGTAGAAAAGAATGCTCAAAACGATCAAAGTATGAATACAACAATTGCACAAAACTTAGTAAGTGAAGGAGTAGATTTAATTTTTGCCAACTCAACACCTTCTGCCCAAGCTGCTAAAAGTGCAACAGCAGATATTCCAATCCTATTCACATCTGTAACGGATGCTGTAGGTGCTGAGTTAATTGAATCAATGGACGCACCAGGTGGAAATGTTACAGGTACAGTTGATTTACACCCAGATACAATTGCTAATACAGTAGCGTTCTTAAAAGATGAGTTAGGCGCTAAAAAAGTAGGGACAGTTTATAACACTGGTGAGCAAAACTCAGTAGCACAAGTTAAACAAGTGAAAACATTATTAGAAGAAGCTGGCATTGAACTTGTAGAAGCTGCGGTTTCAACATCAGCTGAAGTAAAAACTGCTACAGAATCATTAGTAGGTCAAGTAGATTCATTCTACATCATTACAGATAATACAGTTGTATCAGCTCTTGAGTCTGTAATTGATGTTGCAAATTCTAATCAACTTCCAGTAATGGTAGGAGAATTAGACTCTGTTAAACGTGGTGGATTAGGTGCTTATGGTTTTGAGTACTATGATATCGGTTACGAAGCAGGTCAAATGGCTGTCAAAATTTTAAAAGGGGAAGCTACACCTTCTGAAATTCCAGCTGCTTATCCAGCGAATTTAAAATTATTAATTAACAAAGCGACTGCAGATACTTTAGGTCTTGAAATAAAAGACACTTGGAACGCAGAAGTAACAGAATAA
- a CDS encoding ABC transporter permease, whose product MFTALFGSVEQGIIYAIMALGVYLTFRVLDFPDLTVDGSFVTGAATAAMMIVLGYHPILATITAIVAGFIAGCMTGLLHTKGKINPLLSGILMMIALYSINLRIMGLTAENAIVRPNIPLLNSDTVFTQFQSFWGNLGIDTALTDFFKNTLGLKTAPSTWGTIIIVLIITLAIKFIADWFLKTEVGLAIRATGDNKRMIRSFSANTDTLIVLGLGLSNALVAFSGALIAQYSKFADVNMGIGMIVIGLASVIIGEAIFGTKTIFRTTLAVVAGAIIYRIIYAVALRIEWLDTGDMKLITAVIVILALVIPQVLEKQREKKRKAKRRVERQHEIAQGGNHLA is encoded by the coding sequence TTGTTTACAGCATTGTTCGGTTCAGTTGAGCAAGGAATCATCTATGCAATTATGGCACTCGGAGTGTACCTAACATTCCGAGTGTTAGATTTTCCGGATTTAACGGTTGATGGCAGCTTTGTAACAGGTGCAGCTACAGCAGCAATGATGATTGTGTTAGGCTACCACCCGATACTAGCTACTATAACGGCAATTGTTGCTGGATTTATTGCAGGATGTATGACTGGACTTTTACACACCAAGGGAAAAATAAATCCACTTCTTTCAGGGATTTTAATGATGATTGCTTTATATTCGATTAATTTAAGAATTATGGGGTTAACTGCAGAAAATGCAATTGTACGCCCAAACATTCCACTTTTAAATTCTGATACAGTTTTTACACAGTTCCAAAGTTTTTGGGGCAATCTTGGGATCGATACAGCATTAACGGATTTTTTTAAAAATACGTTAGGATTAAAAACAGCACCTTCAACTTGGGGGACTATTATAATAGTGTTAATCATAACGCTAGCAATTAAATTTATTGCAGATTGGTTCTTAAAAACGGAAGTTGGGTTAGCGATTCGTGCAACTGGTGACAATAAACGAATGATTCGAAGCTTCTCTGCGAACACAGATACTTTAATTGTGTTAGGACTCGGACTATCAAATGCCTTAGTTGCATTTTCTGGAGCTTTAATCGCTCAATATTCAAAATTTGCCGATGTTAATATGGGGATTGGGATGATCGTAATCGGCCTAGCATCTGTTATTATCGGTGAAGCCATTTTCGGAACAAAGACGATTTTCCGTACAACATTAGCGGTTGTAGCTGGGGCGATCATTTATCGTATTATTTACGCTGTTGCATTACGTATTGAATGGTTAGATACAGGGGATATGAAATTAATTACGGCGGTCATCGTAATCTTAGCTCTTGTAATACCTCAAGTTTTAGAAAAACAACGTGAAAAGAAACGTAAAGCAAAAAGACGAGTTGAACGACAACATGAAATAGCGCAAGGGGGGAATCACCTTGCTTAA
- a CDS encoding ABC transporter ATP-binding protein: MLKLEGINKIFNEGTPDEKIALDNINLHLAPGDFVTIIGSNGAGKSTMMNMISGALTPDFGSVTIADQEVTRLPEYKRSKYIGRVFQDPMAGTAPTMTIEENLAIAYSRNTKRGLRGGVSRSRKDFFRTSLEKLHLNLENRLNAKVGMLSGGERQALSLLMATFTRPAILLLDEHTAALDPSRAELITNLTKQLVEEDQLTTLMVTHNMQQAIDLGNRLIMMDKGQIILSIDEEKKPSLTIPDLMAEFENIRGEKMNSDRALLG, from the coding sequence TTGCTTAAGTTAGAGGGAATCAACAAAATTTTTAACGAAGGTACACCAGATGAAAAAATCGCTTTAGATAATATTAATCTTCATCTAGCACCTGGCGACTTTGTAACAATTATTGGTAGTAATGGTGCTGGTAAATCAACTATGATGAATATGATTTCAGGTGCATTAACTCCTGACTTCGGAAGCGTAACGATTGCCGATCAAGAGGTTACAAGATTACCAGAGTATAAGCGTTCAAAATATATCGGACGCGTATTCCAAGATCCAATGGCCGGTACAGCACCTACCATGACCATTGAAGAAAATTTAGCGATTGCTTATTCTCGAAATACAAAGCGTGGGTTACGAGGTGGAGTAAGTCGTTCGAGAAAAGATTTCTTTAGAACTTCATTAGAAAAACTGCATTTGAATTTAGAAAATCGCTTGAACGCAAAAGTTGGAATGTTATCTGGAGGTGAACGACAAGCTTTATCTTTACTAATGGCTACGTTCACAAGACCTGCCATTCTATTACTAGATGAACATACGGCAGCGCTTGACCCATCTCGTGCAGAGTTAATTACAAACTTAACGAAACAACTAGTTGAAGAAGACCAACTAACAACGTTAATGGTAACGCACAATATGCAACAAGCAATTGACTTAGGAAATCGCCTCATCATGATGGATAAAGGCCAAATCATTCTATCAATTGATGAAGAGAAGAAACCAAGCTTAACCATCCCAGACCTAATGGCCGAATTCGAAAACATTCGAGGAGAAAAAATGAACTCCGACCGAGCGTTACTGGGCTAA